The genomic DNA CAAGCTGCTAGGCTAAATCGGAGGCAGATGTGGACGACCTGCTCGTATCGACTGCCTCCGGATTATTTTGCCCGGCTGGCGATTTCTATGTGGATCCCTGGTGCCCAGTTCGCTCAGCGGTAATCACGCACGCCCATGGTGACCATGCAACTCCGGGATCTGAACATTACCTGGCGACCGTGGACGGAATGAGCATTTTGCAGGCGCGGCTCGGTGCGGACGCGCAAATCCAATCGCTCGCGTACAGCGAGCCCCTGTCACTGGGTGACGTTACAGTTTCCTTACACCCGGCCGGGCATATCTTGGGCTCAGCACAAATTCGCATCGAGCGCAGAGGCGAAGTTTGGGTTGTAACCGGTGATTACAAAACTGCGGATGACCCGACATGCTTGTCCTTCGAGCCGCTCCACTGCCACACCCTTATTACGGAGTCAACATTTGGCTTGCCCGTCTATCGCTGGGAACAGCAGTCCCTAACATTCGAGCGGATTAATGCCTGGTGGCAGGCGAACGCCAATGCGGGAATCGCTTCGATGATTTTTGCCTATTCCCTCGGAAAAGCTCAGCGGCTGCTTAGCGGACTAAATCCTTCGATCGGACCAATCTTCTGCCATGGCGCCGTTGAGCGAATGAATGAGCGATACCGCGAGGCTGGCGTCTCTCTACCCGAAACAACGTACACTGGCAAAACTGCCGATAGGCGCGCGTGGGCCGGCGCTATCATCATTGCGCCAACTTCCGCGCAAGGTTCAGCTTGGTTAAGACGATTTGGCGACCTCTCAACGGCATTCGTGTCAGGCTGGATGCAGATTCGCGGTGCGCGGCGACGACGGGCTGTGGATCGCGGCTTCGCGTTATCCGACCATGCCGATTGGCCTGAACTGCTCAATGTCATTAGTTCCTCCGGCGCCGAGCGCGTGCTGGTAACGCACGGTTTTGTCGAACCAGTGGTCCGGTGGCTCAGAGAGAACGGTTGGCAGGCTAATCCACTGCATACAGAGTTACGTGGCGAACCTGACGAAGTTGCCGAGCCACAGGACGAATCACAAAGCGGAGGCGAGCCATGAAGCAATTCGCCGCGCTCTACCGCTGCCTCGATGAAACGACCAAGACGAATCATAAGATCGCCTGCCTGTCTAATTACTTCCAAGCAGCCGATCCTGCAGACGCTGCCTGGGCCGTCTACTTCTTGAGTGGACGCAAACCGAAGCGGCTGCTTCGCAACACGGAACTTCGGCAATGGTGCGTTGAGGAAGCAAAGATACCGATGTGGCTTTTCGACGAATGCCACGAGGCGGTCGGTGATCTGGCGGAAACAATTGCCTTGCTTCTTCCCGAGCCAAACGCATCGAGCGATGTGCCGCTGCACGAACTTGTGGAACAACGGCTTCTCAGCTTGCCGCAGCTCGACCCATCGTCACAGCGATGCCTCGTGATCAATGCCTGGCATCAGATGGATCGCTTCCAACGATTGGTTTGGAACAAACTCCTGACAGGCGCTTTTCGGGTGGGTGTTTCGCAAACTCTCGTCGCTCGGGCGTTGGCGGGAACGGCCGGAGTACCGATGGCAACTGTCTCGCATCGACTCATGGGATCCTGGCATCCCTCGTCCGAATTCTTTCGCAGCCTGATTGCAAAAGAATCGGAGGATACTGACTTATCAAGGCCCTATCCCTTCTGCTTGGCACATGCGCTCGAAGGATCGCCCGCAGCGCTCGGTGATCCCGCGGACTGGCAGGCAGAGTGGAAATGGGATGGGATTCGCGCACAGTTGGTCTGCCGCGAAAGGTTGGTGTCACTTTGGACCCGCGGCGAGGAATTAGTCACAGATCGTTTTCCAGAGCTGGGGCCAATGGCAGCCGAGCTGCCGGGCGGGACCGTTCTCGATGGAGAAATCGTTGCCTGGAAAGATGGTCACGTGATGCCGTTTACCTTTTTGCAGCAACGCATCGGTCGCAAGACGCTGGGCAAAAAGATTCTGGAATCGGTGCCCGTTCGATTCATCGCCTTTGATCTTCTGGAGAAAGGCTACCAAGATGTGCGCGGCCGCCCTTTGTCAGAGCGGAGAAAGCTGCTGGAAGCCGTGGTGCGCGATCCCAACAGTTACCTCATGCTGAGTCCTCTAGAATCTGCGGCAAGCTGGCAAGAATTGGCGCTTCGACGCGAACAAAGTCGGCAGCTCAATGTTGAAGGGTTGATGCTCAAATCGCTGCAGTCACCTTATGGAGCCGGCCGAGTGACGGGACTGTGGTGGAAATGGAAGATCGATCCACATACGATCGACGCAGTTCTGATCTACGCTCAGCTGGGACATGGCCGGCGCGCCGGCCTCTATACTGACTATACGTTTGGCGTCTGGAACGATGGAAACCTGGTGCCGTTTGCGAAGGCTTATTCAGGATTAACCGATGACGAAATTCGCGAGGTAGACCAGTTCGTTCGGCAAAATACTACGGAACGTTTTGGTCCAGTGCGGCACGTCAGACCAGCACTGGTCTTTGAAATCGCCTTCGAGAACATTCAGCTATCGAACCGGCACAAGTCCGGCATCGCCGTCCGTTTTCCCCGCATTTCGCGATGGCGGCACGACAAATCTCCAGAAGAAGCCGATTCGTTGGATGCGATTCGACTTTTGCTACGGCAGGCTCCGTGTGAGGTCCCGACGAAACTCTAGACGACATTGTCCATTGAGTTGACCGCGATAAATCGATGGTTCGCATATGATTTGCAGCCTGTCATTAGGGTTCTTCGGCTGTCTTTGTAACTGCCACCGTGCACGCGATCGTGCCAAGTCTGGGGACCAAATCGTAAACGACAGGGCGTTGGTCTAATGATCGGCCACTTAGTCGGCTCATTAACCTTTAAGAGCCTCACTCATGCAATGACCGACGCGGTATAGGAGTTGCTGCCTAATTCTGCTTGCGCGACGGTCTCGTTGAAACGCGCGTTTGAGGATGAGCCTCCGACGGCTGAACGAAGTCTGAAATCGCAAGCTTTCATGGCAAGATCTGCTTGAGTCGGCGCTCATGATTTCTCTCGCGCTCTGATAGGACATTGTGCGTTTGTTCGGGCCACCAATTCAAGTCTTCGCGTCTGCGACTTTGCCGTCTGTGCGCAAATTGCAGCATCTCGCCGCCCAATTCCGGTCAAAACTCCACCTTTCGCATGTAACGGCATAGCAAGTGCCCTCACAGCCAAACGACCAAGTTTTCGGCATCTCGTCGAAAAACTTACGCGTTACGTCCTTCATGGAGAGCGAACATGAAAAGCATTCTCTACCTCGGTATTCTGTGCCTTATTGGCCTCGCCGGATGTAACGAGGCCAAGACCCCGTCCATTCCGGCCACTGCTGGGCAAGGAGGAACTCGCACCGTCGAGCCTACGAATACGGCTGTCAATGTTCGAGATCGCACTGAGACCGCCAAGACTCCGATTGATCAAAATGAGAATCAATCCGACATCAATCTCACAGCGACGATTCGCAAGCGCGTTGTCGGAACCGAAATGTCGACCGACGCGCACAACGTCAAAATCATTTCTCAAGAGGGTCACGTAACACTGCGCGGACCGGTCAAATCGCCTGAAGAGAAAGCCCAGATCGAAGCAATTGCCCGGGAGGTCGCAGGTAAAGAGAAGGTTGACAGCCAACTTGAAGTCAATCCCTGATGGCTGCAAACAAACGATCGATCACTTCCTACAAAAGGATAAAACCATGTCCAAAGCAGTTTTCTGCATCGTTAAGACGCGTATTCAAGCCGAGGGAATTGTGGACCGCCTTCGCCATGTAGGTTTCGTCAACGATGATATTTCGGTGTTGATGCCGGATAAAACGGGGACGAGGGATTTCGCGCACGAGCATCACACGAAGGCGCCAGAAGGGGCCGTTGCGGGCGTCGGCACGGGAGCCGCCGTAGGCGGAGGCCTGGGTTGGCTGGCGGGAATCGGGGCGTTAGCGATTCCTGGCCTGGGGCCCCTCATTGCGGCCGGACCTATTTTGGCGGCGCTGACAGGCGCGGCTGTGGGGGGCACGTTGGGCGGCCTGACCGGTGCACTCATCGGTATGGGAATTCCGGAGTTTGAGGCCAAGCAGTACGAAGGAAAGGTGCGGAGCGGAAATATTTTAATTTCGGTGCACTCGGAAAACTCCGACGAGACATCCCGCGCAAAGGATATCTTCAAGGAAGCAGCGGCTGAAGATATTTCCTCCGCCGGCGAAGCAACTGTGGGAAAGAAATAATTGAGCAAATCTGCCTTTCAACTTAAACAGCGGCGGGACGACGGTTCCGCCGCTTTTGTTAATTCGGCGATTAAAGAGGGTGACGTGTATAGCAGGTCCGACCCATCCTGGAAGGAGAACAGCGGCGGGCCAAGTGGAAGGTGTTCAACCGATTACGATCGGCAACAACTTTTGGCTCGGCGGTGGCGTGATCGTCTGTCCCGACGTAATGATCGGTGACGACTCCGTGTCGGCGCTGGCTTTGTGGTCGTGCGCAATCTGCCAGCAAATGTCCTGGTGCGGGCAATGCGGCCCGAGTGATTGGCGAACTCCCCTACGACGATTCAAGCACATCATTGTCGCGGCAGCTATTCCTTAGAAGGAGCAGGAGCCTTCAGCGGCGCGGGCTTTCTGGGAGGACTTCTCTTGATAGATTGGCTCCGATGTGGCCGCTTTGTCTTCGCGAGCGGCGGTAACTTGATCGTCCGGTGTCCCAAGTAAGACTTGCGTAAGGCGTCGATAATCCGCACATCGAGTAATCCTTCGCGGCCAGATGGTTCAGGGTTCTTGTTTTGCCGAATGCAATCAGAGAAATATATGATTTCCGCAGCAATCTGATCGCGGTGTTTAAACGTCTTGGTTGTGGATTTCTCCTTATGCGAGATCGTCTGTTCGATGTCGCCATGCCAGGTAAACGCGGGCTCCATCTTCAATATGCCTTCAGTGCCGATAATTTGGTACTCAGAGACCTTCGTTTCTCCGAAGCCACAGAGGAACGTCGCTAGCCTGTCCTTGGGGAAGCGAAGTGTCGCAGATACCGCCTCGGGGACTTCTTTGAATCGACGATCTTTACTTCGAACGGCAAAGGCGGTTACCTCCTCCGGCTCAGCCTTAAAGATGTAGCGCGCGGCATTCAGGCAGTAGATGCCGATATCCTCCAACGGACCACCACCGAGCGACAGGTGGACCCGAATGTTGTCCGGTTCAACCTGCATCGTGTGCGCCGAAGTGAATAACCTGGCTTCGCCAATCTTGCCGGAATGCGCCGCCTCAATTGCGGCGAGATTTCCTTCCTCAAAATGCAGCCGGTACGCGGTCATCAAACGCACCTTGTGCTTTTGACACGTGTTCACGATTGCCCGGGCATCTTCCACCGAATAAGCCAGTGGCTTTTCACACAATACGTGCACTCCGGCATGCGCTGCGGGTTCGGCATAGGTCCGGTGCTCAGAATTAGGCGTAGCAACGTAAACCGCGTCCACCTTACGACTGGCAAGAAGCCCTTCGTAATCGTCGTAGCTGTAGGCCGGTGTCTTGTACTTGCGGCTGAGCTTGGCCGCCTTTTCGACGTCACCGGTCACAAGAGCCACGAGTTGGGCTTTGCCCTCAGTATTGGCAAAGGCGGGCAAAATGGCGGTCTGAGCGAAGTTTCCTAATCCGATGACTGCGAAACGGACCGGGTTGCCATTACGGTGAAGATGAAGCAAGTTTGTGATCAGATTCATGGCAGAACTCTTTCTCAGCATCAATGGGTTACTCAGTTGTTACTTCTCGATTGGCAAACGAGCCTCTTTCCAAGCCTTGAAGCCTCCAATCATTGAGCGGACATTCTCATACCCCATCTTTTGCAGATTGTCGGCTACAAGCGCTGATCGACTACCGCCGCCGCAGTAGCAGATAATCTCGGTAGCCGTATCGGGTGCTTGTTGCTCGATCTTCATCTCCACGACACCCTTGCTCAAATGCACGGCGCCGGCGGCATGCTCCTTCTCAAAATCCGCCGCTTCGCGCACGTCAATCAATAAAGCTCCACTCGCTTGCTCATTCGCTGCCTCGGCGGGCGAGATTTCTTTAATCCGCGACTTGGCGTCACTTGCCAGTTTTTCAAAACGTGGACCTTGCGGCATGATCTCTTCTCCTTTCAAGACAACGAGAGTGGTTATCCTTTAGACGTGGGAAATTTGCCTGCGATGGCAGCCTTGCGGAAAGCATCGAAGTCCCGCTCGACTTGGCTCGCATAGGCACCGGCGAATTTCGAAAGAGCCCTCTCAAATGCATCGTCGGCGCCAAGATAGCCGGCAATACTACAAGCATCTCCGGACCGCGCATGGGCCCGCGCCAGAGTCCTGCCGCAAAGCTTGGCATAATCCAACAAAACTTCGCTGGATGTTGCCTCCGGCGCGAGCGTTCCCTTCATGTCCCGAAACTGGCGAAGGTAATAATCCCTTCCTTCGTCATGAGACCATCCCAAAAAAATGTCTGTGGTTCCCTGGATCAAGCGCTGACCGAGAACGGTTCGCCTTCCCTGATTGCCCTTCCAGCGACAACCTCCAATTCGGTCAATGATCGAGGGCGTGGCCTCCTTGATTTGCAAAAAGAGTGGCGCGCCCTCCGGGCCACTTAGGTACACCACGAAGCAGCGTGTTCCGATGCTTTCTAAGCCAACGGCTTTGAACACGTGGTCCACTAACTCATAGCGGTCAAAGACCTGGCGATGATCTTCAGGCAATGACTCGCGATAATGCCCGAGTAGCTCGACGAGCTTGTGACGGGATAGAAGGTGTCCAGCGTGGCGCGTCAGGGGCGGATCATCGGCGAGTTTAGGACGATCGCCATTGTTGGTAACGAGCCAGCTCTGCGCTTGCGTCGGACCATTGGCATGTGCTTTGTCTAAGCGGTCGTCGACAGCTTTGCGGATGTCGCTGGCGAATACTTTGCGTACCGCTTTTTCGTTAACCCGCGAATACCAGATATCCAGGGGTGACATCCCGCAGTAGCGTAACATGCTTTTGCGGTAGGCCCGGGCCGCTGCACTGATCGTGTCCTTGCAGTCTGCTCCGCAAATGCCATGCTCCCGCCCCGTAAGCACGAAACTTACGGCCATACGCTTCAAATCCCATTCCCAAGGACCGTCCAACGTCTCGTCGAAGTCGTTGATATCGAAGAGCAAGTTCCGTTCAGGACTCGCAAAGAGTCCGAAGTTCAGAAGGTGCGCGTCGTTGCAGGCCTGAACCCTAAGCCCTGAGACGGAAGTTTTTGCCAGATCGCGGGCCATGACGACTGCCGAACCGCGAAAGAAGGACAGTGGGGAATCGGCCATCCGACCGTGACGAATCACCACCAATCCGACAATTCGACCGGCCGACCACTCACCAACCAGCGGCAGAGGGTCCATCGGCCCGCGGATATCCCACTTGGCATGATCGGAGCGCGGCGCTGCCGCGCGCAAATGCTTGCCAAAATTGAGACGCTTCTCTCGGCCCGCCTCAACCGACGGCTGCTTTGTCGTGCCAATCATGGCTCGTCCCCTGTTTTTGCGGCTAATAGGCAAAAGCCGCGCCCGAAGGTGGTCGCGCGACCCATTGCGGCATAAGGATTGCGATTGATGTTCGCTTTATCCAGAAAGTTGAGCCTTCGCCAAGAGGGCGCCAAAGGCACACATTGGGCGGAATGAATCTTCGGCTGCCGACCTGGTCGCTGAGTATCCACCTGCTTCCTTCCCCGGCCCTCCTTTTTCCGCTCCTTTTCCTACCCGATTGGTTGAGACATAGCGGATGGAAAAAGGAAAAACGGGTCCGCAACGATCGATTATTGGGCGGATTTGAGACGCGGTACAATCCGCCACGTTACCTTTCACTAGGGGATGTCCTGCCGCAACTACTTACTGAGATTGAGCACTTCTTTGTCTTTTTCAATGAGATGGAAGGCCGCACATTTACCATTCCGGGTCGACGCGACGTGATTCGCGCGCATCAGTTGATCGATGCAGCAATGGGCAAAAAGCGCAAACCAAAGAGACTCGAAAAAGGCGGCTTAGGCCAGGAAAGTGAACCTGATATGACGTTCGCGCTGCGATCCGAAGAGCCAATCGCCAAAGGCTTAAAACGCTCCCTCAGAAGCGATATCGAGCGCGCCTTGCGAGAGCTCGATGGCCTAAATGCCGAGGGTCTAATCCACCGACTCCGCAAGCGAATAAAGCGGATGCGCGCCTTGCTTCGACTCGTTCGCCACGATATCGGGACAAAGACGTTTCGGTACATTGATACCCGCTTCCAAAAAGCCGGCAAACAGCTCGCGGAATTACGCGACGCCGAGGTGTTGCGTACAACAGCGGACAAACTAAAAAACGACAGAGTTGTCCGTATCACGCGGAAAGATTTCCACAAGTTGCACGAACAATTGGCCACGCGTCACAACTCCGCGTTGGTGCAGTTGCTTGGCAAAAAGCATAAAGTTCAGCGCATTAAGCAACACTTGAAGGAGTCGAAGAAAACCATCGGCGAATGGAAACTCGAATCGGGCTGGTCGCTCATTCGAGCGGGAATCATGGCAACTTATAACACGTCCCAGAGCTGCCTGAAAAAGGCGATCGCTGATCCATCGATCGAGAATCTCCATTCGTGGCGCAAGGAGGTAAAATGCCTTTGGCACCAGATGCAATTCATTCATGCATTGCATGCCCGCCGCATATCGCCGTTGGAAAAAGTTTTACATGAGCTCGCGACGGCCCTCGGAGACGATCACGATCTGGCAAACCTATCGCAGCTAATCACCGATAATGATGACGAGGCCGACCGCTCCGGCTTTGCGCTAACCTTTGCCGCGGGGACTATGAGTAAGCGCGGCAAACTTCAGGAACAAGCCTTTAAGCTGGGTCGATACTTTTTTGACCAGTCGTCGGAACGATTTGATCAACATCTGCGCAAGGGCAGACCGCTTAGCCACGCTTCCAGTTAAAGCACAGGGCAAACGGTTCCAGTACAATCTGCCTGATTGATTCTTGGATTGCTGCCACTCATCTTCATTACCGCATACGCCGCTCGAAGCCCGGCCGAAAGGCTATCAATGCGTCACGAACAGCGATCGGCTTTTGAGCGGCGAGTTCGCGCCCTCGCTGCCTTTGGCCATCGAGGGTCCACGACAAACCGGGAACGGGCCGCCGCCGACTATCTATTTGAGGAGTTCAAATCGGTTGGGTTTGAGCCGGAACGCGAGACGTTTACTGGCTCGAAGTCGTTCGGTGCTCGTGTTCTCATTCATGTCTTGATTGCAACCGTTGGCGCCATGGGCCTCTGGATATGGCCAGTGTTATCCATCGGCGTCGACATCATCGTGCTACTGTCGTTGTGGGCCGAGAATTCGACACGAGGCATTTGGCTTAGTCGGCCGCTCGTGCGCTATCCGTCGATTAACCTCTCCGCCACCATCCCCGCCGTGGCGCCAAGGCTGCGCTTGATCGTCAGTGGTCACTACGACACGCAAAGAACGGGGATTCTCTGGCGCATCGGCAAATACGTGATACCGCTTTTCTGGTGGTTGCCGGCATTCTTGAAGCCTCCTTTAACCCTTTTGGGAGTAGTGATCGTCGGACAAAGCGTGCTAAGTGCTTTTGCGATGATCCATGGCCCCCATCCCGCTATCACGACCGGCAATCTCGTGGTGCTCGGCCTCTATTTATTTGCCATCGTATTATTGGCTGACTGGGCGATCGGACCTTTTGTGCCCGGGGCGGCAGACAATGCGACCGGGGCGGCCGCGGCGCTCGCGCTAGGTGAAGCCTGGCAGACAGAACCCGTCCAAGGAGTGGAACTCGTCATCCTAATTCCGAGTTGTGAGGAATCGGGTTTGTTGGGGGCTACCGCCTGGGCAGACCGGCACCGGCAGGAGCTAAAGGAACTGCCTACGATCTTCTTGAATTTCGACAACCTAGGAGTTGGTCCACCGAGGTTTTTTGACGCTGACCTTCCCTTGTTCGGTTGGCCGATCATGTATCCTGACGAAATGGTCAACATGGCCAAAGAGACGGCGCGGTCGATCGGGCTCGAAGACATCGATCCCCATACGATGCCGGGACCGACCGATGGGTTAGCATTCCTCGTTCGCGGCATACCCGGCATGACGATCGTCAGTTTTCGTGCACATGGTTATATGCCCTGGTATCACCTGCCCGGCGACACCGCCGATCATCTCGATTTCGACGAAGCGTGGCGGG from Pirellulales bacterium includes the following:
- a CDS encoding Gfo/Idh/MocA family oxidoreductase → MNLITNLLHLHRNGNPVRFAVIGLGNFAQTAILPAFANTEGKAQLVALVTGDVEKAAKLSRKYKTPAYSYDDYEGLLASRKVDAVYVATPNSEHRTYAEPAAHAGVHVLCEKPLAYSVEDARAIVNTCQKHKVRLMTAYRLHFEEGNLAAIEAAHSGKIGEARLFTSAHTMQVEPDNIRVHLSLGGGPLEDIGIYCLNAARYIFKAEPEEVTAFAVRSKDRRFKEVPEAVSATLRFPKDRLATFLCGFGETKVSEYQIIGTEGILKMEPAFTWHGDIEQTISHKEKSTTKTFKHRDQIAAEIIYFSDCIRQNKNPEPSGREGLLDVRIIDALRKSYLGHRTIKLPPLAKTKRPHRSQSIKRSPPRKPAPLKAPAPSKE
- a CDS encoding BON domain-containing protein produces the protein MKSILYLGILCLIGLAGCNEAKTPSIPATAGQGGTRTVEPTNTAVNVRDRTETAKTPIDQNENQSDINLTATIRKRVVGTEMSTDAHNVKIISQEGHVTLRGPVKSPEEKAQIEAIAREVAGKEKVDSQLEVNP
- a CDS encoding CHAD domain-containing protein — protein: MNLRLPTWSLSIHLLPSPALLFPLLFLPDWLRHSGWKKEKRVRNDRLLGGFETRYNPPRYLSLGDVLPQLLTEIEHFFVFFNEMEGRTFTIPGRRDVIRAHQLIDAAMGKKRKPKRLEKGGLGQESEPDMTFALRSEEPIAKGLKRSLRSDIERALRELDGLNAEGLIHRLRKRIKRMRALLRLVRHDIGTKTFRYIDTRFQKAGKQLAELRDAEVLRTTADKLKNDRVVRITRKDFHKLHEQLATRHNSALVQLLGKKHKVQRIKQHLKESKKTIGEWKLESGWSLIRAGIMATYNTSQSCLKKAIADPSIENLHSWRKEVKCLWHQMQFIHALHARRISPLEKVLHELATALGDDHDLANLSQLITDNDDEADRSGFALTFAAGTMSKRGKLQEQAFKLGRYFFDQSSERFDQHLRKGRPLSHASS
- a CDS encoding rhodanese-like domain-containing protein; this encodes MKGEEIMPQGPRFEKLASDAKSRIKEISPAEAANEQASGALLIDVREAADFEKEHAAGAVHLSKGVVEMKIEQQAPDTATEIICYCGGGSRSALVADNLQKMGYENVRSMIGGFKAWKEARLPIEK
- a CDS encoding ATP-dependent DNA ligase, producing MKQFAALYRCLDETTKTNHKIACLSNYFQAADPADAAWAVYFLSGRKPKRLLRNTELRQWCVEEAKIPMWLFDECHEAVGDLAETIALLLPEPNASSDVPLHELVEQRLLSLPQLDPSSQRCLVINAWHQMDRFQRLVWNKLLTGAFRVGVSQTLVARALAGTAGVPMATVSHRLMGSWHPSSEFFRSLIAKESEDTDLSRPYPFCLAHALEGSPAALGDPADWQAEWKWDGIRAQLVCRERLVSLWTRGEELVTDRFPELGPMAAELPGGTVLDGEIVAWKDGHVMPFTFLQQRIGRKTLGKKILESVPVRFIAFDLLEKGYQDVRGRPLSERRKLLEAVVRDPNSYLMLSPLESAASWQELALRREQSRQLNVEGLMLKSLQSPYGAGRVTGLWWKWKIDPHTIDAVLIYAQLGHGRRAGLYTDYTFGVWNDGNLVPFAKAYSGLTDDEIREVDQFVRQNTTERFGPVRHVRPALVFEIAFENIQLSNRHKSGIAVRFPRISRWRHDKSPEEADSLDAIRLLLRQAPCEVPTKL
- a CDS encoding ligase-associated DNA damage response exonuclease, translating into MDDLLVSTASGLFCPAGDFYVDPWCPVRSAVITHAHGDHATPGSEHYLATVDGMSILQARLGADAQIQSLAYSEPLSLGDVTVSLHPAGHILGSAQIRIERRGEVWVVTGDYKTADDPTCLSFEPLHCHTLITESTFGLPVYRWEQQSLTFERINAWWQANANAGIASMIFAYSLGKAQRLLSGLNPSIGPIFCHGAVERMNERYREAGVSLPETTYTGKTADRRAWAGAIIIAPTSAQGSAWLRRFGDLSTAFVSGWMQIRGARRRRAVDRGFALSDHADWPELLNVISSSGAERVLVTHGFVEPVVRWLRENGWQANPLHTELRGEPDEVAEPQDESQSGGEP
- a CDS encoding DUF2252 domain-containing protein, with product MIGTTKQPSVEAGREKRLNFGKHLRAAAPRSDHAKWDIRGPMDPLPLVGEWSAGRIVGLVVIRHGRMADSPLSFFRGSAVVMARDLAKTSVSGLRVQACNDAHLLNFGLFASPERNLLFDINDFDETLDGPWEWDLKRMAVSFVLTGREHGICGADCKDTISAAARAYRKSMLRYCGMSPLDIWYSRVNEKAVRKVFASDIRKAVDDRLDKAHANGPTQAQSWLVTNNGDRPKLADDPPLTRHAGHLLSRHKLVELLGHYRESLPEDHRQVFDRYELVDHVFKAVGLESIGTRCFVVYLSGPEGAPLFLQIKEATPSIIDRIGGCRWKGNQGRRTVLGQRLIQGTTDIFLGWSHDEGRDYYLRQFRDMKGTLAPEATSSEVLLDYAKLCGRTLARAHARSGDACSIAGYLGADDAFERALSKFAGAYASQVERDFDAFRKAAIAGKFPTSKG
- a CDS encoding M28 family peptidase, which gives rise to MLPLIFITAYAARSPAERLSMRHEQRSAFERRVRALAAFGHRGSTTNRERAAADYLFEEFKSVGFEPERETFTGSKSFGARVLIHVLIATVGAMGLWIWPVLSIGVDIIVLLSLWAENSTRGIWLSRPLVRYPSINLSATIPAVAPRLRLIVSGHYDTQRTGILWRIGKYVIPLFWWLPAFLKPPLTLLGVVIVGQSVLSAFAMIHGPHPAITTGNLVVLGLYLFAIVLLADWAIGPFVPGAADNATGAAAALALGEAWQTEPVQGVELVILIPSCEESGLLGATAWADRHRQELKELPTIFLNFDNLGVGPPRFFDADLPLFGWPIMYPDEMVNMAKETARSIGLEDIDPHTMPGPTDGLAFLVRGIPGMTIVSFRAHGYMPWYHLPGDTADHLDFDEAWRAVSFGWELLQRFATNQSKTIAQR